GCGGCCTGGGAGCGCATCCGCGCCTGCCGCGCCATGCTGGAGAAGAAGATCCTCGCCAAGGAGATCATGTACGGCGTCAACACGGGAATCGGCGAATTCTCCGAGGTGGTGCTGACGGACGAGCAGGTGCAGCAGTTCCAGCGCTACCTGATCTACAACCACAGCGCGGGCATCGGCACGCCCGTGCCCATCGAGCAGGTGCGCGGCGCCATGCTGGCGCGGATCAACGTCCACGCCCACGGCAACAGCGGCTGCCGGCCGGAGATCACGGACACGCTGCTCCAGATGCTCAACCGCGGCGTCACGCCCGTGGTCTGCAACAAGGGCAGCGTGGGCGCCTGCGGCGACCTGGCCCCCATGAGCCAGATCGCGCTGCTGCTGATGGGCGAGGGCGAGGCCTTCTACCAGGGCCAGCGCATGCCCGGCGCCCAGGCGCTGGAGAAGGCCGGCATTCCCATCCCCGGTCTGCAGGCCCGGGACGGTCTGGCGGCCATCAACGGCAGCAACCTGCTCACCGCCATGAGCGCGCTGACCCTGGTGGACTTCGACCGCCTGCTGCGCATGGCCGAGATCGCCGCCGCCATGAGCCTGGAGGCCCTGCTGGCCAACTTGAAACCCTACGACACGCGCCTGCACGAGCTGCGCGGCTTCCCCGGCGCCGTGCGTAGCGCGCGGGCCATCCGCGCCTGCCTGCAGGGCAGCGATCTGCTGACCGGCAAGGTCAAGACCAAGGTCCAGGACGCCTATTCCATGCGCTCCACGCCGCAGGTGGTGGGCGCGGCCCACGACGCCCTGCGCTGGGCGCGCCAGCAGGTGGAGATCGAGCTCAGCGGCGTGGGCGACAACCCGATCTTCCTGCCCGAGGAGAACCTGACCTTGACCGGCGCCAACTTCCAGGGCTCGC
This genomic stretch from Candidatus Delongbacteria bacterium harbors:
- a CDS encoding aromatic amino acid ammonia-lyase; amino-acid sequence: MSLIIDGGQLSIELVERVARLGERVELAPAAWERIRACRAMLEKKILAKEIMYGVNTGIGEFSEVVLTDEQVQQFQRYLIYNHSAGIGTPVPIEQVRGAMLARINVHAHGNSGCRPEITDTLLQMLNRGVTPVVCNKGSVGACGDLAPMSQIALLLMGEGEAFYQGQRMPGAQALEKAGIPIPGLQARDGLAAINGSNLLTAMSALTLVDFDRLLRMAEIAAAMSLEALLANLKPYDTRLHELRGFPGAVRSARAIRACLQGSDLLTGKVKTKVQDAYSMRSTPQVVGAAHDALRWARQQVEIELSGVGDNPIFLPEENLTLTGANFQGSPVALPMDSAGAALTMVSVLSERRLNRLLNPALSVGLPAFLTKGAGMFSGMMLSQYTADMLIVEQRILSAPACVQSIPAAADQEDFVSMGMNTALKNLQILENGRAVVGIEFMAAAQALDFREHQPGAGVAKAREVIRRQVEHLEIDRPLYKDHNTMAALVAEGAILREVEAVVGSLAG